From one Gemella morbillorum genomic stretch:
- the ileS gene encoding isoleucine--tRNA ligase, whose amino-acid sequence MVELKDTLLMPKTDFPMRGNLPNKEPNFLKRWEEMDLYRKVLEKNAGKPTYVLHDGPPYANGNIHIGHALNKILKDFIVKYKNMNGFVSNYVPGWDTHGLPIEQVLVNNGVDRKSMPATKFRNKCKDYALKQVDKQREDFKKLGVIGDWDNPYLTLDPKFEAEQIRVFGKMVDKGYIYKGLKPIYWSPSSESALAEAEIEYRDHTSPSIYVAFDLVSEDGVVEKGTKFVIWTTTPWTLPANLGIAVHPDFEYQVVKYNGESYLLAKERVNFLAEQFGWENYEEGKVIFGKELEYLLCQHPFLDRTSTLILADYVTLDSGTGLVHTAPGHGVDDYLVGQGKYKLGVLSPVDNQGVLTEEAGQFAGKFVFDANKDIIAYLAETGALLKQENITHSYPHDWRSKKPIIFRSTPQWFCSVDAFRSELLEAVDNTKFYSEWGKPRLYNMIRDRGDWVISRQRVWGVPIPVFYAENGEAILDNELIEHVAKIFEVEGSNVWFYKEAKELLPEGYTHPGSPNGEFTKEMDIMDVWFDSGTSHQGCCAVRDDLTYPADLYLEGSDQYRGWFNSSLITSVAVSGAAPYKELVSAGFVMDGNGNKMSKSLGNVISPNDVGKQLGAEIIRLWSASVDYTQDVRISNDILKQVSETYRKIRNTYRFLLGNLFNGSFDNRKDLVEYADLEELDKYMMIKFEKVVANVLDYYENYQFNSITSELTNFFNVELSSFYLDYGKDILYIEGEDSPKRRSMLTVLYAILSKSVRLFAPILSFTAEEIYDNMPYEDAESVHLLDFPEKNVIEDAVLEAKWDKLLEVRDDVNKALEESRNEKVIGKSLEAAVEIYSNDSEVVELLNSVDNLHQLFIVSSVEVKENDGATYDLATVKVTKAQGHRCERCWNIVEEVTEESLCHRCHGILNK is encoded by the coding sequence ATGGTAGAATTAAAAGATACATTATTAATGCCAAAAACTGATTTTCCAATGCGTGGAAATCTTCCAAATAAAGAACCTAACTTTTTAAAACGTTGGGAAGAGATGGATTTATACAGAAAAGTATTAGAAAAAAATGCGGGTAAACCTACATATGTTCTTCATGATGGACCTCCATATGCAAATGGGAATATCCACATTGGGCATGCATTAAATAAAATTTTAAAAGACTTTATCGTTAAATATAAAAATATGAATGGTTTTGTTTCTAATTATGTTCCAGGTTGGGATACACACGGTCTTCCAATCGAGCAGGTATTAGTAAACAATGGAGTAGATAGAAAATCTATGCCAGCAACTAAGTTTAGAAATAAATGTAAAGACTACGCTCTTAAACAAGTTGATAAACAACGTGAAGACTTCAAAAAACTTGGAGTTATTGGTGATTGGGATAACCCATATTTAACACTTGACCCGAAATTTGAGGCAGAACAAATCCGTGTATTTGGAAAAATGGTAGACAAAGGATATATCTACAAAGGATTAAAACCAATTTATTGGTCACCATCTTCTGAATCAGCTCTTGCAGAAGCAGAAATTGAATACCGCGATCATACTTCGCCATCTATTTATGTTGCATTTGATTTAGTAAGTGAAGATGGAGTCGTAGAAAAAGGAACTAAGTTTGTTATTTGGACAACTACTCCTTGGACATTACCAGCTAACTTAGGTATTGCTGTTCATCCTGATTTTGAATATCAAGTAGTTAAATATAACGGAGAAAGCTATTTATTAGCAAAAGAAAGAGTAAACTTCTTAGCTGAACAATTTGGTTGGGAAAATTATGAAGAAGGTAAAGTAATTTTTGGTAAAGAACTTGAATATCTTTTATGTCAACACCCATTCTTAGATAGAACATCTACATTAATCTTAGCTGATTATGTAACACTTGACTCGGGGACTGGATTAGTTCATACAGCACCTGGACACGGGGTTGATGACTATCTTGTTGGTCAAGGGAAATACAAACTTGGTGTATTATCACCAGTTGATAACCAAGGTGTACTTACAGAAGAAGCTGGACAATTTGCTGGTAAATTCGTATTTGATGCAAACAAAGATATTATTGCTTACTTAGCTGAAACAGGAGCATTATTAAAACAAGAAAATATTACACATTCATACCCACATGACTGGCGTAGTAAAAAGCCAATTATCTTCAGATCGACACCACAATGGTTCTGTTCTGTAGATGCATTCCGCTCTGAATTGTTAGAAGCTGTAGATAACACTAAATTCTACAGTGAATGGGGTAAACCGAGATTATATAACATGATTCGTGACCGTGGTGACTGGGTAATCAGTCGTCAACGTGTTTGGGGTGTACCAATTCCAGTATTCTATGCTGAAAATGGTGAAGCTATCCTTGATAACGAATTAATCGAACATGTAGCGAAAATCTTCGAAGTAGAAGGTTCAAATGTTTGGTTCTACAAAGAAGCTAAAGAATTATTACCTGAAGGATATACTCATCCAGGAAGTCCAAATGGTGAATTCACTAAAGAAATGGATATCATGGACGTGTGGTTTGACTCTGGAACATCTCACCAAGGATGTTGTGCAGTTCGTGATGATCTAACTTACCCAGCTGACCTTTACTTAGAAGGAAGTGACCAATATCGTGGTTGGTTTAACTCTTCGTTAATTACATCAGTAGCGGTCTCTGGTGCTGCTCCTTATAAAGAGTTAGTATCTGCAGGATTTGTTATGGACGGTAATGGTAACAAGATGAGTAAATCACTAGGTAATGTTATTTCACCTAATGATGTTGGTAAACAATTAGGAGCAGAGATTATCCGTCTATGGTCTGCAAGTGTTGATTATACACAAGACGTTCGTATTTCTAATGATATCTTGAAACAAGTATCAGAAACTTATAGAAAAATCAGAAATACTTATCGTTTCTTATTAGGAAACTTATTCAACGGAAGTTTTGATAACAGAAAAGACTTGGTAGAATATGCTGATTTAGAAGAATTAGATAAGTACATGATGATTAAGTTTGAAAAAGTTGTAGCAAATGTTCTTGATTACTATGAAAACTACCAATTCAATAGTATTACTAGTGAGCTTACTAACTTCTTCAACGTTGAATTATCTTCATTCTACTTAGACTACGGTAAAGATATTCTTTATATCGAAGGTGAAGATTCACCTAAACGTCGTAGTATGCTGACAGTTCTTTATGCTATCTTAAGCAAGTCTGTTAGATTATTCGCACCAATCTTGTCATTTACTGCAGAAGAAATTTATGACAATATGCCATACGAAGATGCTGAGTCTGTACATTTATTAGACTTCCCTGAGAAAAATGTAATTGAAGATGCTGTATTAGAAGCAAAATGGGACAAACTTTTAGAAGTACGTGATGATGTTAACAAAGCGTTAGAAGAAAGTCGTAATGAAAAAGTTATCGGTAAATCATTAGAAGCTGCTGTGGAAATTTACAGTAACGATAGTGAAGTAGTGGAACTATTGAACTCTGTTGATAACTTACATCAATTATTTATCGTAAGTAGTGTAGAGGTAAAAGAAAATGACGGAGCAACTTATGATTTAGCTACTGTAAAAGTAACAAAAGCCCAAGGACACCGTTGTGAACGTTGTTGGAACATTGTGGAAGAAGTGACTGAAGAAAGTCTTTGCCACAGATGTCACGGTATTTTAAATAAATAA